A genome region from Coprococcus phoceensis includes the following:
- the sigH gene encoding RNA polymerase sporulation sigma factor SigH, protein MSDYGKMTDEQLICNLRAGEQEITDYVMDKYKFLVKKKAKEMYLLGGENDDLIQEGMIGLFKAVRDYDSEQGTSFASFADLCISRQMYSAIKASQRQKHMPLNSYISLYEQGEDTQEEKQQPLIETIQTMKDNNPEELFLNKEYLQMIEQELKKRLSDLENQVLHLHLLGIDYQTIAKLLDKSPKSIDNALQRIKAKMAGIVQI, encoded by the coding sequence ATGTCTGATTATGGAAAAATGACAGATGAGCAGCTAATCTGCAATCTGCGGGCAGGGGAACAGGAAATTACCGATTATGTCATGGATAAGTATAAATTTCTTGTGAAGAAAAAGGCGAAAGAGATGTATCTTCTCGGCGGGGAAAACGATGACTTGATTCAGGAGGGGATGATCGGACTTTTCAAAGCGGTGCGTGATTATGACAGTGAGCAGGGAACGTCCTTTGCAAGTTTTGCGGATCTTTGCATATCAAGACAGATGTACAGTGCAATCAAAGCGTCTCAGAGGCAGAAACATATGCCGTTGAACTCTTATATTTCCCTGTACGAGCAGGGAGAGGATACACAAGAAGAAAAACAGCAGCCTCTGATCGAGACGATTCAGACAATGAAAGACAATAATCCAGAGGAGTTATTCCTGAATAAAGAATATCTGCAGATGATTGAGCAGGAGTTAAAAAAAAGGTTGAGTGATCTGGAAAATCAGGTACTGCATTTGCATTTGTTGGGAATCGATTATCAGACGATTGCAAAGCTTTTGGATAAAAGCCCAAAATCCATTGATAATGCATTGCAGCGAATTAAAGCGAAAATGGCAGGGATTGTACAGATATAG
- a CDS encoding glutamine--tRNA ligase/YqeY domain fusion protein, with amino-acid sequence MENEVVSKNFIEQEIEKDLREGVYDTVCTRFPPEPNGYLHIGHAKSILLNYGLAQKYNGTFHMRFDDTNPTKEKVEFVESIKEDIKWLGADWKDNLFFASDYFDQMYECAVKLIKKGKAYVCDLTAEEIREYRGTLTEPGRNSPYRERTVEENLELFEAMKNGEFEDGERVLRAKIDMASPNINMRDPIIYRVAHMTHHNTGDKWCIYPMYDFAHPIEDAIEKITHSICTLEFEDHRPLYDWVVRECEFEPAPRQIEFAKLYLTNVVTGKRYIKKLVEDGIVDGWDDPRLVSIAALRRRGFTPESLKMFVDLCGVSKSNSSVDYAMLEYCIREDLKMKKSRMMAVLDPIKLIIDNYPEGQVEYLDVANNLENEELGYRKVPFCRELYIEREDFMEEPPKKYFRLFPGNEVRLMHAYFVKCESFVKDENGNITEIHCTYDQETKCGSGFTGRKVKGTIHWVPAPYAVKAEVRLYENIVDEEKGVYNKEDGSLNLNPNSLTILKDCYLEPSFDDAKAYDSFQFVRNGYFCIDAKDSKPDALVFNRIVSLKSSFKLPK; translated from the coding sequence ATGGAAAACGAAGTAGTTTCAAAAAATTTTATAGAACAGGAAATTGAAAAAGATTTAAGAGAAGGTGTATATGATACGGTATGCACAAGATTCCCGCCGGAGCCGAATGGATATCTTCATATCGGACATGCAAAATCTATTTTGCTGAACTATGGATTGGCACAGAAATATAACGGTACATTCCATATGCGTTTTGATGATACGAATCCAACAAAAGAGAAAGTGGAATTTGTAGAGTCTATTAAAGAAGATATCAAATGGCTTGGAGCAGACTGGAAAGACAATCTGTTTTTTGCATCAGATTATTTTGACCAGATGTATGAATGTGCTGTGAAATTAATCAAAAAAGGAAAAGCATATGTATGTGATCTGACAGCGGAAGAGATTCGCGAGTACAGAGGAACTTTGACAGAACCGGGAAGAAACAGCCCGTACCGTGAACGTACGGTGGAAGAGAATTTAGAGCTGTTCGAGGCGATGAAAAATGGAGAGTTTGAAGATGGGGAGAGAGTGCTCCGTGCAAAAATCGATATGGCATCACCGAACATCAACATGCGTGACCCGATCATTTACCGTGTGGCACATATGACGCATCACAATACAGGTGATAAATGGTGTATTTACCCAATGTACGATTTCGCACATCCGATTGAAGATGCGATTGAGAAAATCACACATTCTATCTGTACATTAGAGTTTGAAGATCACAGACCACTGTATGACTGGGTTGTAAGAGAATGTGAGTTTGAACCGGCACCAAGACAGATTGAGTTTGCAAAATTATATTTGACAAATGTGGTGACAGGAAAGAGATATATCAAAAAATTAGTCGAAGACGGTATTGTAGATGGATGGGATGATCCAAGACTTGTATCAATTGCGGCACTTAGAAGACGTGGATTTACACCGGAATCATTGAAGATGTTCGTAGATCTCTGCGGAGTGTCTAAGAGCAACAGCTCTGTGGACTACGCAATGTTAGAATACTGTATCCGTGAAGATTTGAAGATGAAAAAATCACGTATGATGGCAGTGCTTGATCCGATCAAGCTGATCATCGACAATTATCCGGAAGGACAGGTTGAATATTTGGATGTGGCAAATAATTTGGAAAATGAAGAATTAGGATACCGTAAAGTACCTTTCTGCAGAGAGCTTTACATTGAGAGAGAAGACTTTATGGAAGAGCCACCGAAAAAATATTTCCGTTTGTTCCCAGGAAACGAAGTGCGCCTGATGCATGCGTATTTTGTAAAATGTGAAAGCTTTGTAAAAGATGAAAACGGTAATATCACAGAGATTCACTGTACGTATGATCAAGAGACAAAATGTGGAAGTGGATTTACAGGAAGAAAAGTAAAAGGTACGATTCACTGGGTACCAGCTCCATATGCAGTGAAAGCAGAAGTACGTCTTTATGAAAATATTGTTGACGAAGAAAAAGGTGTTTACAATAAAGAGGACGGTTCTTTGAACTTGAATCCAAATTCATTGACAATCTTGAAAGACTGCTATTTAGAGCCAAGCTTTGACGATGCAAAAGCATATGACAGCTTCCAGTTTGTGAGAAACGGATATTTCTGTATTGATGCGAAAGATTCAAAACCGGATGCGCTTGTATTTAACCGTATCGTATCCTTGAAGAGCTCTTTCAAACTGCCAAAATAA
- the cls gene encoding cardiolipin synthase produces MNKEPVKKAKKGILSIVFSRISLLAVLLIIQIALIVGTVTYLEDYATYIYVIFIVLEVISVVYIINSKSNPAFKTSWILFILLIPIVGTVFYLFMKIQPGTSYLDHRLRTLNDATSPFMKQDKETVEALRVSKPANANLAHYLTHQAAFPVHRNTEVTYFPLGENKFKEMKKQLRLAEKYIFLEYFIVEEGIMWNEILDILIDKVSKGVEVRFMYDGMCSMVQLPYHYPKTMKKYGIKCKMFSPIKPVLSSHQNNRDHRKICVIDGRVAFTGGINLADEYINQKVRFGHWKDTAVMLKGEAVQNFTMMFLQMWNVSERGKEDYAKYLTPKSLDIRRELGFVLPYADSPFDHENIGEQVYFHLLNHAKKYVHIMTPYLILDNEMVTNLTYTAKCGIEVIIIMPHIPDKWYAFAVAQTYYEELISAGVQIYEYTPGFVHAKVFVSDNDTATVGTINLDYRSLYHHFECGTFIYNNPVVWEIERDFQNTLKACQKITMLDVKARRIGMKMVGRVLRLIAPLM; encoded by the coding sequence TTGAACAAAGAACCTGTAAAAAAAGCGAAAAAGGGAATATTGAGTATTGTATTTAGCAGAATTTCGTTGCTTGCGGTATTATTGATCATCCAGATTGCTTTGATTGTAGGGACAGTCACATATTTGGAAGACTATGCAACTTACATTTATGTGATTTTTATCGTGTTGGAAGTGATTTCTGTCGTTTATATTATAAACAGTAAAAGCAATCCTGCGTTTAAGACTTCGTGGATATTGTTTATCCTTTTAATTCCGATTGTGGGAACAGTGTTTTATCTGTTTATGAAAATACAGCCTGGAACAAGTTATTTGGACCATCGCCTCAGGACATTGAATGATGCGACATCGCCATTTATGAAACAGGATAAGGAGACGGTGGAGGCGCTTCGTGTATCGAAGCCTGCCAATGCCAATCTTGCACATTATCTGACACATCAGGCGGCATTTCCTGTGCATCGCAATACAGAAGTGACGTATTTTCCCCTTGGTGAAAATAAATTCAAGGAGATGAAAAAGCAGTTAAGACTTGCAGAAAAATATATTTTTCTAGAGTATTTTATAGTGGAAGAAGGTATCATGTGGAATGAGATACTGGATATTCTCATTGATAAGGTCTCGAAAGGTGTGGAGGTCCGTTTCATGTATGACGGAATGTGCAGTATGGTACAACTGCCTTACCATTATCCGAAGACGATGAAAAAATATGGAATTAAATGTAAGATGTTCAGCCCGATCAAACCGGTTCTCTCTTCACATCAGAATAACAGAGATCACAGGAAAATATGTGTGATCGATGGACGTGTTGCGTTTACTGGGGGAATCAATCTGGCGGATGAGTATATTAATCAGAAAGTCCGTTTCGGACACTGGAAGGATACGGCAGTCATGTTAAAGGGAGAGGCAGTTCAGAACTTTACGATGATGTTTCTTCAGATGTGGAATGTCAGCGAGCGGGGAAAGGAAGATTATGCGAAATATCTTACCCCTAAGTCACTTGACATCAGAAGAGAACTTGGTTTTGTGCTTCCGTATGCAGACAGCCCATTTGATCATGAAAATATTGGAGAGCAGGTGTACTTTCATTTGCTGAATCATGCAAAAAAATACGTGCACATTATGACGCCATACCTGATTTTAGATAATGAGATGGTGACAAATCTTACTTATACAGCAAAATGTGGAATTGAAGTTATCATTATTATGCCGCATATTCCGGATAAGTGGTATGCGTTTGCAGTAGCGCAGACCTATTATGAAGAACTGATCAGTGCGGGAGTGCAGATTTATGAATATACACCGGGATTTGTACATGCGAAAGTGTTTGTGTCGGACAATGATACTGCGACGGTCGGGACGATCAATCTTGATTATCGCAGTTTGTATCACCATTTTGAATGTGGTACATTCATTTATAACAATCCAGTCGTGTGGGAGATTGAACGTGATTTCCAAAATACTTTAAAAGCATGTCAGAAGATTACGATGCTTGATGTGAAAGCAAGAAGAATCGGTATGAAGATGGTCGGAAGAGTTTTAAGACTGATTGCACCTTTGATGTAA
- a CDS encoding Mini-ribonuclease 3: MEKSVGFEFDSYMQEVFQMKEVDVHSYSPLTLAYIGDSIYDLIIKSLVINQGNRQVNKLHKETSMYVQASTQSLMMRAMQEELTEEEHAVYKRGRNAKSVSPAKNQSITDYRRATGFEALLGYLYLKKEWKRMLDLVKIGLDSLKEKEV, encoded by the coding sequence ATGGAAAAGAGCGTAGGGTTTGAATTTGATTCCTATATGCAAGAAGTTTTTCAAATGAAAGAGGTGGATGTTCACAGTTATTCACCTCTTACATTGGCATATATAGGAGATAGTATATATGATTTGATTATCAAAAGCCTTGTGATCAATCAAGGCAACCGCCAGGTGAATAAGCTGCACAAGGAGACCAGCATGTATGTTCAGGCGTCCACCCAGTCTCTCATGATGCGCGCGATGCAGGAAGAGCTGACAGAAGAAGAACATGCTGTTTACAAGCGTGGAAGAAACGCAAAATCGGTATCTCCGGCAAAAAATCAATCGATTACCGATTATAGAAGAGCAACCGGATTCGAGGCGTTGCTCGGATATCTGTATTTGAAAAAAGAATGGAAACGAATGTTGGATTTGGTGAAAATCGGTCTGGACAGTTTGAAAGAAAAAGAAGTGTAG
- the rlmB gene encoding 23S rRNA (guanosine(2251)-2'-O)-methyltransferase RlmB — protein MSEEIKVENLMVEGRNAVIEAFRSGKPVDKLFVLDGCQDGPVRTIIREAKKHDTIINFVTKERLDQISETKKHQGVIAYAAAYEYSEVEDMLELAKKKGEDPFLILLDNIEDPHNLGAIIRTANLAGAHGVIIPKRRAVGLTATVAKTSAGALNYTPVAKVTNLAKTMEELKEKGLWFVCADMGGESMYRLNLTGPIGMVIGNEGDGVSRLVKEKCDFIASIPMKGDIDSLNASVAAGVLAYEIVRQRLQ, from the coding sequence ATGAGCGAAGAGATAAAGGTAGAAAATTTGATGGTTGAGGGACGCAATGCAGTGATTGAGGCATTTCGCTCCGGTAAACCTGTGGATAAGCTGTTTGTGCTTGACGGCTGTCAGGATGGTCCGGTCCGCACAATTATCAGAGAGGCGAAAAAACATGATACTATCATTAATTTTGTGACAAAAGAACGATTGGATCAGATTTCTGAGACAAAGAAACATCAAGGTGTGATTGCATATGCAGCGGCCTATGAGTATTCAGAAGTGGAAGACATGTTGGAACTGGCAAAGAAGAAGGGCGAAGATCCGTTTTTGATTTTGCTTGATAACATTGAAGATCCACATAATCTTGGTGCGATCATCCGTACCGCAAACCTTGCAGGGGCACATGGCGTGATCATTCCAAAGAGACGTGCAGTCGGGCTTACAGCTACTGTTGCAAAGACATCTGCGGGAGCGCTTAATTATACTCCGGTCGCAAAGGTGACAAATCTCGCAAAAACAATGGAAGAGCTGAAAGAAAAAGGGTTATGGTTTGTCTGTGCAGATATGGGCGGCGAATCCATGTACCGACTGAATCTGACAGGTCCAATCGGGATGGTTATTGGAAATGAAGGAGATGGAGTAAGCCGGCTTGTGAAAGAAAAATGTGATTTCATCGCATCTATTCCGATGAAAGGTGACATTGATTCTTTGAATGCATCTGTGGCGGCAGGTGTATTAGCATATGAGATTGTAAGACAGCGTTTGCAGTAG
- a CDS encoding coenzyme F420-0:L-glutamate ligase: MERKVGTISRGVRCPIIRENDNLADIVVESVLDAAKSEGFELRDRDVISVTESIVARAQGNYASIDTIAEDVKAKLGGETIGVIFPILSRNRFAICLRGIAAGAKKVVLMLSYPSDEVGNELVSLDKLDEAGINPYSDVLTLEKYRELFGENKHEFTGVDYVDYYANIIKEAGAEVEVIFANNPRTILNYTKNVLNCDIHTRVRTKRILRENGAERVCGLDDILNASVNGSGYNTKYGLLGSNKSTEDKIKLFPNECFDLVEDIQKQILDKTGKHVEVMVYGDGAFKDPQGKIWELADPVVSPAYTEGLIGTPNEVKLKYLADNDFKDLSGEALKEAISKRIREKSDNLVGDMASQGTTPRQLTDLIGSLCDLTSGSGDKGTPVVLVQGYFDNYTN, encoded by the coding sequence ATGGAAAGAAAAGTTGGAACAATTTCAAGAGGAGTTCGTTGTCCAATCATTAGAGAAAATGATAATTTAGCTGATATTGTAGTAGAAAGCGTATTGGACGCTGCAAAAAGCGAAGGATTTGAACTGAGAGACAGAGATGTTATTTCTGTTACAGAGTCAATTGTAGCAAGAGCACAGGGAAATTACGCTTCTATTGATACCATTGCAGAAGATGTAAAAGCAAAATTAGGCGGAGAGACAATCGGAGTAATCTTCCCAATCTTATCAAGAAATAGATTTGCTATCTGTCTCAGAGGAATCGCTGCCGGAGCAAAAAAAGTTGTTTTGATGTTAAGCTACCCAAGTGATGAAGTGGGAAATGAACTTGTATCACTGGATAAATTAGATGAGGCAGGAATCAACCCATACAGCGATGTCCTTACATTGGAAAAATACAGAGAATTATTTGGCGAGAACAAGCACGAATTTACAGGTGTAGATTATGTAGATTACTATGCAAATATCATCAAAGAAGCAGGGGCAGAAGTAGAAGTTATTTTTGCGAACAATCCAAGAACAATCTTAAACTATACAAAGAATGTGTTGAACTGTGATATTCATACACGCGTTAGAACAAAACGTATTTTACGGGAGAATGGCGCAGAAAGAGTATGCGGATTAGACGATATTTTGAATGCATCGGTAAATGGAAGCGGATACAATACAAAATATGGATTATTGGGATCTAATAAATCGACAGAAGACAAAATTAAATTATTCCCGAATGAGTGTTTTGATTTAGTAGAAGATATTCAGAAACAGATTTTGGATAAGACTGGAAAGCATGTAGAGGTTATGGTATATGGAGATGGTGCGTTCAAAGATCCACAAGGAAAGATCTGGGAACTTGCTGATCCGGTTGTATCACCAGCTTACACAGAAGGTCTGATTGGAACACCGAATGAAGTGAAGTTAAAATATCTTGCAGATAATGATTTCAAAGATTTAAGTGGGGAAGCATTGAAAGAAGCAATTTCAAAGCGTATCAGAGAAAAGAGCGATAATCTTGTTGGAGATATGGCGTCTCAGGGAACAACTCCGAGACAGTTGACAGATCTTATCGGTTCTTTGTGTGACCTTACAAGTGGCTCAGGAGATAAAGGAACACCGGTTGTATTGGTTCAGGGATATTTTGATAATTATACAAACTAA
- the cysS gene encoding cysteine--tRNA ligase, protein MKLYNTLSRRKEEFIPLEEGKVKMYVCGPTVYNFIHIGNARPMIVFDTVRRYFEYKGYDVNFVSNFTDVDDKIIKKAIEEGVSANEISQRYIAECKKDMAGMNVKPATKHPLATEEICGMIEMIQELIDKGYAYEKNGTVYFRTRKFDEYGKLSHKNLDDLQSGGRSLLVSGEDEKEDPLDFVLWKPKKEGEPAWESPWCDGRPGWHIECSVMSKKYLGDQIDIHAGGEDLVFPHHENEIAQSEAANGKEFARYWMHNAFLNIDNRKMSKSLGNFRTVREISEQYDLQVLRFFMLSAHYRSPLNFSADLMEASKNGLTRIVTAVDNLKHLENATSAEAMTDVEKETFEKTKEFVEGFETAMEDDFNTADAIASIFELVKFANTTATAESSKEYLKGLHDLIVKLADVLGLIVEKEEELLAEDIEKLIEERQAARKEKNFKRADEIRNELLEKGIILEDTREGVKWKRA, encoded by the coding sequence TTATATAACACATTATCAAGAAGAAAAGAAGAATTTATTCCGTTGGAAGAAGGAAAAGTTAAGATGTATGTCTGCGGTCCGACGGTATACAATTTTATCCATATCGGAAATGCAAGACCGATGATTGTATTTGATACAGTGAGACGTTATTTTGAGTACAAAGGCTATGATGTGAACTTTGTATCAAACTTTACAGACGTCGATGATAAGATTATCAAAAAAGCGATTGAGGAAGGTGTATCTGCAAATGAGATTTCGCAAAGATACATTGCAGAATGCAAAAAAGATATGGCTGGGATGAACGTGAAGCCTGCCACAAAGCATCCGCTTGCAACAGAAGAAATCTGTGGCATGATCGAGATGATTCAGGAATTGATCGACAAAGGATATGCTTACGAAAAGAATGGTACGGTGTATTTCCGTACAAGAAAGTTTGATGAGTATGGAAAGCTTTCTCATAAGAATCTGGATGATCTGCAGTCAGGAGGACGCTCTCTGTTAGTGTCGGGGGAAGACGAAAAAGAAGATCCGTTGGATTTTGTTCTTTGGAAACCGAAAAAAGAAGGAGAGCCGGCGTGGGAGTCGCCTTGGTGTGACGGACGTCCTGGATGGCATATTGAGTGTTCTGTGATGTCGAAAAAATATCTCGGAGATCAGATTGACATCCATGCGGGAGGGGAGGACCTTGTATTCCCGCACCATGAAAACGAGATTGCACAAAGTGAGGCGGCAAATGGAAAAGAGTTTGCAAGGTATTGGATGCACAATGCATTTTTAAATATTGATAACCGTAAGATGTCAAAATCACTTGGTAACTTCAGAACAGTGAGAGAAATCAGCGAACAGTATGACCTTCAGGTACTTCGTTTCTTTATGCTGAGTGCACATTACAGAAGCCCGTTGAACTTTAGTGCTGATTTAATGGAAGCATCAAAAAATGGTCTCACACGTATCGTGACCGCTGTGGATAATCTGAAACATTTGGAAAATGCAACTTCGGCTGAGGCGATGACAGATGTGGAGAAGGAAACCTTCGAAAAGACGAAAGAATTCGTGGAGGGCTTTGAGACGGCGATGGAAGATGATTTTAATACTGCCGATGCAATTGCTTCTATTTTTGAACTTGTAAAATTTGCAAATACGACTGCGACAGCAGAAAGTTCAAAAGAGTATTTGAAAGGACTTCATGATCTGATTGTGAAGCTGGCAGATGTACTTGGATTGATCGTAGAAAAAGAAGAGGAGCTGCTTGCAGAAGATATTGAAAAGCTGATCGAGGAGCGCCAGGCGGCGAGAAAAGAAAAGAATTTTAAACGTGCAGATGAGATTCGTAACGAGTTGTTGGAAAAAGGAATTATTTTAGAGGATACACGTGAAGGAGTAAAATGGAAAAGAGCGTAG
- the pdxR gene encoding MocR-like pyridoxine biosynthesis transcription factor PdxR, which produces MNELTINLKTKSDMPLYEQIYRHIKTEIQSGRIACREKLPSTRALSRHLEVSRSTVELAYEQLLSEGYIESEPCKGFFAAQLEGLYQFAELNMVSKAGEKTEKKKYRYDFSPRGIDLSSFPYNVWRKLSKEILVDDRTDLFRLGNSQGEEGLRNAIRNYLYQARGVNCQPEQIIVGAGNDYLLMLLSMVMGEQRKVAFENPTYKQAYRLFRNLSCEVMTIDMDKYGMEVSKLCESNADTAYVMPSHQYPLGIVMPIKRRMELLRWAGESEERYIIEDDYDSEFRYKGRPIPALQGYDMNDKVIYLGTFSKSLAPAIRISYMVLPKRLLTAYNEKCRFLSSTVSKVDQFIIQRFIEEGYYERHLNKMRALYKNRHDILMAGLKPLLTRCSISGEHAGVHLLLTFPSGEKEKELIRQAEEKEIRVYGLSEYDIDEQKNAKATILLGYANMSEEAIRDASNILCEIWK; this is translated from the coding sequence ATGAATGAATTGACAATCAATTTGAAGACAAAATCGGATATGCCACTGTATGAGCAGATTTACCGGCATATTAAGACAGAGATTCAAAGCGGGCGGATTGCCTGCAGAGAAAAACTGCCTTCTACACGGGCTCTCTCCAGACATTTGGAGGTGAGCCGAAGTACGGTAGAGCTGGCATATGAACAGCTTTTGTCGGAAGGGTATATTGAGTCGGAGCCGTGTAAAGGCTTTTTTGCCGCACAATTGGAAGGATTGTATCAATTTGCGGAGCTTAACATGGTATCAAAAGCAGGAGAGAAAACCGAGAAGAAAAAATACCGTTATGATTTCAGCCCGCGTGGAATTGATTTGAGCAGCTTCCCGTATAATGTGTGGAGAAAATTATCAAAAGAAATATTGGTGGACGATCGAACGGACTTGTTCCGTCTCGGAAATTCACAGGGAGAAGAGGGGCTTCGAAATGCAATCCGTAACTACCTGTATCAGGCACGTGGAGTGAATTGTCAGCCGGAACAGATTATTGTCGGTGCGGGAAATGATTATCTGCTTATGCTGCTTAGCATGGTGATGGGAGAGCAACGAAAGGTTGCATTTGAGAATCCTACTTACAAGCAGGCGTATCGTTTGTTTCGAAATCTTTCCTGTGAAGTGATGACGATTGATATGGATAAATATGGAATGGAAGTCTCAAAATTGTGTGAATCGAATGCAGACACCGCATATGTTATGCCGTCTCACCAATATCCGCTTGGTATCGTTATGCCGATCAAAAGAAGAATGGAACTGCTCAGATGGGCGGGAGAATCCGAAGAAAGATATATTATAGAAGACGATTATGACAGTGAGTTTCGGTACAAAGGAAGACCGATTCCGGCATTGCAGGGATATGATATGAATGATAAAGTGATTTATCTTGGGACTTTTTCAAAGTCGCTGGCGCCGGCAATCCGAATCAGTTACATGGTACTTCCAAAACGACTTCTTACAGCATATAATGAAAAGTGCAGATTTTTAAGCTCGACGGTCTCAAAAGTCGATCAGTTTATTATCCAACGGTTTATCGAAGAAGGATATTATGAGCGTCATCTGAATAAAATGAGAGCACTTTATAAAAACAGACATGATATATTAATGGCTGGGTTAAAACCGTTGCTTACGAGATGCAGCATTTCGGGAGAGCATGCAGGAGTACATTTACTTTTAACGTTTCCATCGGGAGAAAAAGAAAAAGAACTGATCAGACAGGCGGAAGAAAAAGAAATCAGAGTTTATGGATTGTCAGAATATGATATTGATGAACAAAAAAACGCAAAAGCAACGATATTGCTCGGATATGCAAATATGAGTGAAGAAGCGATTCGAGATGCGAGCAACATCCTGTGTGAGATATGGAAATAA